A single genomic interval of Microbacterium hydrocarbonoxydans harbors:
- a CDS encoding DNA gyrase/topoisomerase IV subunit A, protein MPKTPPPELAPERIQDIDLESEMQGSFLEYAYSVIYSRALPDARDGLKPVQRRILYQMAEMGLRPDRGHVKSARVVGEVMGKLHPHGDSAIYDALVRLAQDWALRVPLVDGHGNFGSLDDGPAAARYTEARLASPAMALTEDLDEDVVDFIPNYDGQFQQPSVLPAAFPNLLVNGASGIAVGMATNMAPHNLIEVVAAATHLLENPDATTEDLMEFVPGPDFPSGGILMGLDGVKDAYANGRGALKVRGKVSVEPLGPRRTGIIVSELPYMVGPERLIEKIRDAVQSKKLQGISDVTDLTDRNHGLRVAIGIKTGFDPNAVLEQLYRLTPLEDSFSINNVALVDGQPRTLGLKEMLRVYVAHRLEVITRRSRFRLARREERLHLVEGLLIAILDIDEVIQVIRSSDDSEQARTRLRSVFDLSELQAEYILELRLRRLTKFSRIELEAERDSLLAEIAALRELLGSDVLLRAAVARELDAVADAYGTPRRTLLMNAAPPKPRATKGAVDLQIADAPTVLVLSTTGRAVRVDLGEGQELTTPARRSKHDAILATVQTTVRAEIGALTTEGRVLRFSPVDLPSVPSSSVQLAAGAPLRDYLGITTRGERILGFVRFDSDTPIALGTAQGTVKRIVPAALPVRPDLEVIGMKPGDTVVGIADAQDDADLVFVTTDAQLLRFSASAVRPQGAPAGGMAGIKLGAGASVLFFGAVSPDADAVVATVSGAESSLPGTDPGRGKVTPFAEYPSKGRATGGVRAHAFLKGEDRLTVAWVGPNPAQAVDPTGAVRKLPDAVARRDGSGQPIEGVIGSIGRTLV, encoded by the coding sequence ATGCCCAAGACCCCGCCTCCCGAGCTCGCCCCGGAGCGTATCCAGGACATCGACCTCGAAAGCGAGATGCAGGGGTCGTTCCTCGAATACGCGTACTCGGTCATCTACTCGCGCGCACTGCCCGATGCCCGCGACGGCCTGAAGCCGGTGCAGCGGCGCATCCTCTACCAGATGGCCGAGATGGGTCTGCGGCCCGACCGCGGACACGTCAAGAGCGCGCGCGTCGTCGGCGAGGTCATGGGAAAGCTGCACCCCCACGGCGATTCGGCGATCTACGACGCTCTGGTGCGCCTCGCCCAGGACTGGGCACTGCGTGTGCCGCTCGTCGACGGCCACGGCAACTTCGGCTCGCTGGATGACGGACCCGCCGCCGCCCGCTACACCGAGGCGCGCCTGGCCTCTCCCGCGATGGCACTGACGGAGGATCTCGACGAGGACGTCGTCGACTTCATCCCGAACTACGACGGGCAGTTCCAGCAGCCCTCCGTGCTCCCGGCCGCCTTCCCGAACCTCCTCGTCAACGGCGCCAGCGGCATCGCCGTCGGCATGGCCACCAACATGGCGCCGCACAACCTGATCGAGGTCGTGGCCGCGGCGACCCATCTGCTCGAGAACCCGGACGCGACGACCGAGGACCTCATGGAGTTCGTCCCGGGTCCCGACTTCCCGTCCGGCGGCATCCTCATGGGCCTCGACGGCGTCAAGGACGCGTACGCGAACGGCCGCGGAGCGCTCAAGGTCCGGGGTAAGGTCTCGGTCGAACCGCTCGGACCCCGTCGCACCGGCATCATCGTGTCCGAGCTGCCGTACATGGTCGGCCCTGAGCGGCTGATCGAGAAGATCCGCGACGCGGTGCAGTCGAAGAAGCTGCAGGGCATCAGCGACGTCACCGACCTCACCGACCGCAATCACGGACTTCGCGTCGCCATCGGCATCAAGACCGGCTTCGATCCGAACGCCGTGCTCGAGCAGCTGTACCGTCTCACGCCCCTGGAAGACTCCTTCAGCATCAACAACGTCGCTCTGGTCGACGGGCAGCCGCGCACGCTCGGCCTCAAGGAGATGCTCCGCGTCTATGTGGCGCACCGCCTCGAGGTGATCACCCGTCGCAGCCGTTTCCGGCTCGCGCGTCGCGAAGAGCGACTGCACCTGGTCGAGGGGCTGCTCATCGCGATCCTCGACATCGACGAGGTCATCCAGGTCATCCGCTCGTCCGACGACTCGGAGCAGGCGCGCACCCGGCTGCGCTCGGTCTTCGACCTGAGCGAGCTGCAGGCCGAGTACATCCTCGAGCTGCGCCTGCGTCGGCTCACCAAGTTCTCCCGCATCGAGCTCGAGGCCGAGCGCGACTCCCTCCTCGCCGAGATCGCCGCGCTGCGGGAACTGCTCGGCAGCGACGTGCTGCTGCGGGCCGCGGTGGCACGGGAGCTGGATGCCGTGGCCGACGCCTACGGCACTCCTCGACGCACCCTGCTGATGAACGCCGCACCTCCCAAGCCCCGGGCCACGAAGGGTGCCGTCGACCTGCAGATCGCGGATGCGCCCACCGTGCTGGTGCTGTCCACGACAGGTCGCGCGGTGCGCGTCGACCTCGGCGAGGGTCAGGAGCTCACGACGCCGGCTCGGCGCAGCAAGCACGACGCGATCCTGGCGACCGTGCAGACGACGGTGCGCGCCGAGATCGGGGCGTTGACGACCGAGGGCCGCGTACTGCGGTTCTCCCCCGTCGACCTCCCGTCCGTGCCGTCCTCGTCCGTGCAACTGGCAGCGGGCGCTCCGCTTCGCGACTATCTCGGTATCACCACCCGAGGGGAGCGGATCCTCGGATTCGTGCGCTTCGACAGCGACACCCCGATCGCGCTGGGCACCGCGCAGGGCACGGTGAAGCGCATCGTGCCCGCAGCCCTGCCCGTGCGTCCCGACCTCGAGGTCATCGGCATGAAGCCCGGCGACACCGTGGTCGGCATCGCCGACGCTCAGGACGACGCGGATCTCGTGTTCGTGACCACGGACGCGCAGCTGCTGCGCTTCTCGGCATCCGCAGTGCGGCCGCAGGGAGCCCCCGCCGGTGGCATGGCGGGCATCAAGCTCGGCGCAGGAGCCTCCGTCCTCTTCTTCGGCGCAGTCTCGCCCGACGCCGATGCCGTGGTCGCGACCGTATCCGGAGCGGAGAGCAGCCTGCCTGGCACGGATCCCGGCCGCGGCAAGGTCACCCCGTTCGCGGAGTACCCCTCGAAGGGCCGAGCGACCGGCGGCGTCCGCGCGCACGCGTTCCTCAAAGGCGAAGACCGCCTCACGGTGGCGTGGGTGGGCCCGAACCCCGCGCAGGCCGTCGATCCGACCGGAGCCGTGCGCAAGCTGCCCGACGCCGTCGCACGTCGCGATGGCTCGGGTCAGCCGATCGAGGGTGTGATCGGCAGCATCGGCCGCACCCTGGTGTGA